The genomic window CAGGTCGACGACGAGGTGGAGCTTCGGGTCATCGACCGCGGTGTCGGTGGCATCACCGAGACCAACGTCAACCTGGCGTCGGCGTCGGACGCGGTGATCATCGGCTTCAACGTGCGTGCCGAGGGCAAGGCGACAGAACTGGCCAACCGCGAGGGCGTGGACATTCGCTACTACTCGGTGATCTACCAGGCCATCGACGAGATCGAGAAGGCCCTGCGCGGCATGCTCAAGCCGATCTACGAGGAAAACGAGTTGGGCCGCGCCGAGATTCGCGCGCTGTTCCGCTCCTCGAAGGTCGGTGTCATCGCCGGTTGCATGATCATCTCGGGCGTCGTGCGCCGCAACGCCAAGGCCCGCTTGTTGCGCGACAACATCGTCGTCGTCGACAACCTGTCGATCACGTCGCTGCGCCGCGAGAAGGACGACGTCACCGAGGTGCGCGAAGGCTTCGAATGCGGTATGACACTTGGATATTCGGACATCAAGGAGGGCGATGTCATCGAGTCCTACGAGCTGGTCCAAAAGGAGCGCACCTGACCACCGTCCACGATGCAGTGGGGCCGAAGCGATGAGGAGTTGGCGGTGAATCGACATGGCTGATCCCGGACGGGCGCGCCGCCTGGCCAAGCGGATCAACACAATCGTCGCCTCGGCGATCGAATTCGAGATCACCGATCCCGGGTTGGACGGGGTGACGATCGTCGACACCAAGGTGACGGCGGATCTGCACGATGCGACCGTGTTCTACACCGTGATGGGGCGCACGCTCGACGAGGAGCCGGATTACGACGCGGCTGCCGCCGCACTCGAGCGGGCCAAGGGCACGTTGCGCACCACGGTGGGCGCCGGTACCGGGGTGCGCTTCACGCCCACCCTGACGTTCACCCGGGACACGACGTCGGAGACCGTGCAACGGATGGACGAGCTGCTGGCGCGCGCCCGCGCCGCGGACGCCGACCTGGCGCGGGTTCGGGTGGGGGCCAAACCGGCCGGTGAGGCCGATCCGTATCGGGCCGGCGGGTCGCCGGCAACCGAGGCTGAGGACACGGGTGACGGCGACCGATCCGAAGACTGACTTCGGCGCGGCCTCTTCGACCGGGGCCCGCGTCGATGCCATGGGCGCCGCCGAATTGCTCTCGGCGGCAACGAGTGTCGGGGTAATCTGTCACGTCCATCCCGACGCCGACACCATCGGCGCCGGGCTTGCGCTTGCTCTCGTGCTCGACAGCTGCGGCAAAGAGGTCGAGGTCAGCTTCGCGGCGCCCGAGACGCTGCCGGAGTCGCTGCGGTCGCTGCCCGGCTGCCACCTGTTGGTCAGCCCCGACGCGATCCGCCGTGACGTCGATCTGCTTGTCACCGTTGACGTTCCGAGCATCAAACGCCTCGGCGCGCTGGCCGAGCTGGCGGGTCCGGGCCGGCAGCTGCTGGTCATCGACCACCACGCGTCCAACAAGCTGTTCGGCACCGCGAACTACGTCGATGCCGCCGCGGACTCCACCACGTTCCTGGTGGCCGAGTTGCTCGACGCCTGGGGCAAGCCGATCGCCGCCGACGTCGCGCACTGCCTGTACGCGGGGCTGACGACCGACACCGGCTCGTTCCGGTGGGCCAGTGCCCGCGCCTTCCGGCTGGCGGCCCGGCTGCTCGACCTCGGTGTGGACAACGCCGCGATCAGCCGGACGCTGATGGACACCCACCCGTTCGGGTGGCTGCCGTTGCTGTCGCGGGTGCTGGGCTCGGCGCGACTGCTGCCGGACGCGGCCGGCGGCCGCGGGCTGGTCTATGTCGTCGTCGACCATCAGGAATGGGCCACCGCGCGCGCCGAGGAAGTCGAGAGCATCGTCGACATCGTGCGCACCACTCAGCAGGCCGAGGTGGCGGCGGTCTTCAAAGAGGTTGACCCGGGCCAGTGGTCGGTGTCCATGCGGTCCAAGCGCGAGGTGGACCTGGCGGCGGTTGCGTCGGCGTTCGGTGGGGGCGGCCACCGCCTGGCGGCGGGCTATTCGACTGCCGGCTCGATCGACGACGCGGTGGCCGCACTGCGCGCCGCGCTGGGGTAGGGCGGGTCAGAACGCCCAGCTGCCCGACGGCTGCAGCACGAAGCCGTGGTCCCCGCTGGTGGTGTCCAGGCAGGCGATGAGGTTGTCGGGGCCCACCGCGCACGTGACGTTGAGGTAGCTCACCTTCTGGCCGGCGGCCAGCAGCTTGCCGTTGTTCGGCAGCGCGGCCGGGTTGCCGCCGCACCCGCCGTAGGACATACGGCTGAGCTCGTAACCGGGTCCCTTGAAATTCACCGAGCCCACGACGCAGTCGCCCGGCCGCAGGTGACTGGCGCCGGGAAACGGTATGTCGTCCATGCCGGGCAACTCGCCGCTGCATTTGATGTCCTGCGACGGCTGCGGGGCCGGAGCCGGACCGCCGTAGAAGTCGCACGCCAGCGTGTTGCCCGCCGAGAAGGCGATCCGCGGGGTGCCGCTCGGGGCGGAGGACGTGACGTAGCCATCGGCCGGGACGGCGGCGAAACCGTCCAGATTCGGAAACCGCGGTGGCGGCGCCGCGAACGCGGGCTGCGCCGACGCGATCGCCGATGCCGCCGCCAGGCTCAGGACGCCCAGCACACGCATCGCGAGGCCGGCGACATCGCGCATCGATTTCCTCCTGCAACGCTCACTCGGCATGGACAACTGTTGGGATCGTATTGGCTGGCGATCACCGGTCTTTCATCCGGTGCCGGACGTCGCGTCGATCCACAGCGCCATCGCGATCCCGGAGCAAACGACCACAAGCACCAGTCCGATCGCCGGCCACTTCCACATCAGCGTCCCACGCAGGCCCGAGACCAGCGTTCCGCAGGCCGCGACCAGCAGCGCAACGCCCATACCGGACACCAGGATCAGCGCCCCGGTCCACGTGTCGTGCACGAAGTGGCCCACCTCGGCGGTGTCGCAGTTATCGCTGCAGATCGCCAACATCAGCGTCGACGACCGCGTCAGCGCCAGCAGGAACGCCAGGGCGCTCGCCACCAGCTGCCCCACGAACAGGAGCACGGTCGCGACGATGTCGGCGGTGGGGCGCTTGCGGGCGGGCACCGCGAACCCGGCCGCCGGGGGCGGTTGGTGGGTCATCGAGGGGCGCCTCAGCGCACCTGCGCCCGCCCGCGCTGCAACACGGCCTCCCGGTTGGCGGCGATGTCGTCGCCACTGGTGCGGAATTGCCTGGCCGCCGTCGCCTCCAGCCACAGCCCCTCGCTGGTCTGCGACTCGTCGATGCGGTGATACGACGCCAGCAGCGCCCGCACCGCGTCCTGGTTGTTGCCGACGATGGATGCGGCGACCTGGCGGGCGGTGGGCAGCAGTTGATCGTGCGGCACCACCTCGGTCGCCAGCCCTGCCCGCAGCGCGTCGGCCGCCGACAGGTAGTCGCCGGTCATGCTCATCCGCCGGGCCAGGCCGACGCCCACCTGCTGCGGCAGCCGGACGCTCAGGCCCCAGGTGGGCAGCAGGCCGACGCGAGCGTGGGTGTCGGCGAACCGCGCCTGCTCCGAGGCGATGACGATGTCGCAGTACAGCACCAACTCGAGGCCTCCGGTGACGGCGGCGCCGTTGATCGCGCCGATCACCGGCTTGGTCATCGACGGCCAGCGCGGCGAGATGTCCGGCAGCGCGGTCGCACCGCCGAGCTCCTTGAGGTCCAGCCCCGCGCAGAACACCGGGTCGGTGCCGGTGAGGATGACGACGTCGACGTCGTCGTCGGTCTCGGCGTCGGTCAGCGCCCCGAAAAACCGGTCGCGCAACCCAGAGGACAGCGCGTTGCGCGATTGCGGCCGGTTGAGAGTCAGGGTGCGCACCCGCTCGTCGGTCTCGATCAGCAGGATGTCGTCGCTCATGTCATCACCGTAGCCAGTGGCGAATCTCGCCTGACAGCCGCTCGTCGCGCTCGCCGGACCGTCCCCGCGCCTATCGTGGTAGCCATGTGCCCGAGCATCACCGAGCTGCGCGCGCTGCCACCGCGCCGCCAGCCGCCCAAGACGCTCCCGCCGCTGCGCCGGCCCGAGGTCGTGGCCCGCCTGGCCGGCGCGAAATGACGGTCACCGCAACGGTTGCCGCGCTCAAGGAGTGGAGCGCAGCCGTGCACGCACTGCTGGACGGCCGGCAGCTGGTGCTGCTGCGTAAGGGCGGCATCGGGGAGAAGCGCTTTGAGGTGGCCGCGAGCGAGTTCTTGCTGTTCCCGACGATCGCGCACAGCCACGCCGAGCGGGTGCGGCCCGAGCACCGCGACCTGTTGCCCGCCGCCGCGGCGGACAGCACCGAGGATCAGCTGACCATCCGGGCCGCCGCGAAAGTTGTTGCCGCACTTCCCGTTGAGCGAACGGACGGCCTCGAGGCGATCGAGGACCTGCACATCTGGACCGGCGACTCGGTGCGCGCCGACCGGCTCGACTTCCGGCCCAGACACAAGCTGGCCGTGCTGGTGGTGTCGGTGACCCCGCTGCTAGAGCCGGTGCGCATCGAACGCACACCCGACTACGCCGGCTGCACCAGCTGGGTTCAGCTGCCGGTGCGGCCAGCGCTGGGCACGCCGATTCACGACGACGCCGCGCTAACCTTGGTCGCCGCCCGGGTCCGCGCCGCCGTCGGCTGACAGGTCCCGCGCCCCGACCGGCAGCAGTAGCCGGGAGCGTCCGTAGCGCACGGTGTGGGTGGCCGGCCTCAGCTCGCGGCCGGTCAGCAGGGGTTCGCCGGTGCCCGGGTTGCGCGCATAGCGGGGAAACCAGCTGCCGGAGATGAGCAGCCGGATGCGGGAGCCGGCCGTGAACCGATGTGCCATGCCGTCGAGTTCGAGGCTGACGGGTTTGCGCGACTTCGGCGCGAGGGTCAGGCGCCGGTAACCGTCGCTGACGTTTCGGGACCGGCCTTTCGCGTCGACCTCGCTGACCCGCACGAACAGGTCGGCGTGCGGGTTGTCCGTGCTGTGGGTGAGCTCGACGACGGGGTTGCCGTACACGCAGACGTCCCGGGTGAGGGTTGCGCTGGTGAACGCCAGCACGTCGTCGCGCTGCGCGAGTGCGGTGTCGTCTTGGTAACCGCCGCCCGACAGCAGGGGACCGCCGGTGGTCGGCGTCGGGTCGGCCGGGTCGTAGCGGAAGGTCGCCGGGCCGACCTTGGTGAGGTCGGTCGGCGCAATCTCGTCCAGATACCCGCCGGGCCGCAGGTACAGCGCGCGGTTGGTGGTGGCGGGCGGCCAGTCGGGCACGCTGCGCCAGCCCTGCCCGGTCACATACACCCGGACCCGATTCGGGCGTCGCAGCTCCGCCCCGCCCAGGTGGGCGCCCAGCCAGTCCAGGGTGTCGCGCGTGATCGTGCCCAGTCCCTTGCTCAGCACCTGGGTGTGGGTCCACGGGCCCATCGTCAGGGCGACGTCGACGCCGCGGCGGCGCAGATGCGCGTACTGCTGCAGCGTCTGCCCCGCAAAGATGTCCTGCCAGCCGCCGATCAGCAGCACCGGCACCTGCACGCGATCGAGCGCGGCGCCGCACTGCACCGAGGCCCAGAACGGGTCGCCCGGGTCGGGGGAGGTCGCCCACGTCTCGAACCAGGGCGCCCCGGCGCCGAGCAACGCCCGCGCCGACTCGCCGAACGGCACCCCGGCGGCCGCGGCGCCCACCCGGCGGGGAGCCAGCAGTTGGCGGATCGCGGTCCGGAGCCGTACCGGGTCCTCCTGGTGGGACACCATGTCGCTCCAGCCCAGGAACTCGGTCGTGAACGAGCCGGTGCTCCACACCGCGGCCTCGAAGTCGTGCGGGCCGACGGTGATGACGGACGCGGCCAGCTCCGGCGGTGGGTCGACCAACAGCGCCCATTGGGTGTAGCCCAGATACGACAGCCCGACGGTGGCGAATTGCCCGGTGAACCAAGGCTGTTCGCGCAGCCAGGCCACGGTGTCGGCGCCGTCGGCGGCCTCGTTGACCATCGGTTCGAGCACGCCGCCGGAGCCGAACGTGCCGCGCACGCTCTGTAGCACGACGTGATAGCCGCGCGCCGCATACAGCCTGGCGAAGACGATCGAGAACGGAAACGCCCGCCCGTACGGACCGCGTACCAGTAGGGTGCCGGCGGGCTCGGCGGTCGCCGGCGCGTAGTGATCGGCCACCAGTTGCACGCCGTCGCGCATGGGGACCCGGACCCGGTCGACGGTGTAGCCCGTGGTCGGCCGCGGCAGCCCCAGCAGCCGGCTCAGCGCGCGGTCGCCGACGTGCCGCAGCGCGCGCGGCGGCGCGGGGCGGGTGTCTGTCGTACTCACGACCACCAGGTTAGGGCGCGGCCGCCGGGCGCTTCCGGCGCACCGCCGGGCCTAGAACTTGTAGTACGGGATCAGGTCGTTGGCCCGCTGCAGGTTGGTGGACGGGCAGTCGACCTCGGGGTTGGAGTACACCGCCGAGTAGTACAGCGCCTGCTGCAGCACGCCGTAGCTGGTCTTGAACGCCACCATGCAGGAGAAGAACCAGTAGCTGTTGTGGTAGGTCGGCTTGACCACCCAGTAGGTGGCGGCGCGGTGGCCACCGATCGTGGTCTCGAGAGCGTCCGGCGGCAGCGACTTTTCGTAGGGGCGCCAGATGATGGGCTCGACGGCCATCTGGTAGTTGCCCGCGTCCAGGTGGCAGCGCAGCCCGTCCTCGTATTCGGGCGGGGTGAAGGCCAGCCCGAGGCGTTGCAGGGCGTCGATCGGGATGTCCTTGCACGGATCGAACGGACTGGGGTCGGTGGTCGCCACGATCGGGCTCTTCATCGTGGTCTCCATCGGTGCCGCGGTCGATCGCAGCTCGACGGTCTCGGCCGGCGTCGGCGCGGGCGGGGCGCTGTGCCAGCCCACGACCACGGCGGTGATCAGCGCGGCAACCGCGCCGACCAAACGCATCCTGCGGAACACGACACCCCCTGACGTCGCGGCGGTTCCTTGCCGGGAGTGTACAAGTCGCGTCAGCTGGGTCACAGGGAAACGAGAACACGTTCTAATCCCGCAAGCAAGCGCCCCGCCGGGCCCGAGTGGTCCCGCCGGGTCGTTAGGCTGGTTACTCGTGGATTTGCAAGAACCGGGCCAGGGCTCGACAAACGGCGCGCAGCCGACACTGTGGGCGGTCTCCGACCTGCACACCGGACACCTGGGCAACAAGCCGATCACCGAGTCGCTGCACCCGGCGTCGCCGGATGACTGGCTGATCGTCGCCGGCGACGTCGCCGAGCGCACCGACGAGATCCGTTGGGCGCTCGACCTGCTCCGACGCCGGTTCGCCAAGGTCATCTGGGTGCCCGGCAACCACGAGCTGTGGACCACCAACCGCGACCCGATGCAGGTTTTCGGCAAGGCCCGCTACGACTACCTGGTCAACATCTGCGACGAGATGGGCGTGGTCACCCCCGAGCATCCGTATCCGGTGTGGACCGAACGCGGTGGCCCGGCCACCATCGTGCCGATGTTTTTGCTCTACGACTACAGCTTCTTGCCGAAGGGGGCGACCAGCAAAGCCCAGGGACTGGCCATCGCGAGGGAGGCCAACGTGGTGGCCACCGACGAATTCCTGCTGTCCTGCGAGCCGTACGCCACCCGGGATGCCTGGTGCCGCGACCGGCTCGCGGTAACCCGCACGCGGCTCGAACAGCTGGACTGGATGACGCCGACGGTTTTGGTGAATCACTTCCCGATGGTGCGCGAGCCGTGCGACGCGCTGTACTACCCGGAGTTCTCGCTGTGGTGCGGGACCACCCAGACCGCCGACTGGCACACCCGCTACAACGCCGTCTGCTCGGTCTACGGCCACTTGCACATTCCCCGCACCACCTGGTACGACGACGTGCGCTTCGAAGAAGTGTCGGTGGGTTACCCGCGGGAGTGGCGACGCCGCAAACCGCACAGCTGGCTGCGCCAGGTGCTGCCCGACCCGCAATACGAGCCCGGCTATCTCAACGAATTCGGCGGCCACTTCACCATCACCCAGGAGATGCGGGACCAGTCCGCCAAGTTCCGGGAACGATTGCAGCAGCGGCAATCCCGATGACGGCACAGCTGCTGGTCTCGTCGGTGCTGCCGTCGACCGATGCCCTGGCGTACGCGGAGACCTACTCCGACCCGCCCGGCCTGGCCCCGCTGCCCGAAGAAGAGGCGCTGATCACCAAGTCGGTCGCCAAGCGCCGCAACGAGTTCATCACGGTGCGGCACTGCGCCCGGATCGCGCTGGGCCAGCTGGGCGTGCCGCCGGTGCCGATCCTCAAGGGCGACAAGGGAGAACCGTGCTGGCCCGACGGCGTGGTGGGCAGCCTGACGCACTGCACGGGCTATCGCGGCGCGGTGGTCGGACGCAGCGGCTCGGTGCGCTCGGTGGGCATCGACGCCGAACCGCACGACGTGTTGCCCGACGGCGTGCTGGATGCGATCAGCCTGCCTGCCGAGCGCGGCGAGATCCCGGGCGCCATGCCGGCGGGTCTGCATTGGGACCGAATCCTGTTCTGTGCCAAGGAAGCAACGTACAAGGCATGGTTCCCGCTGACCAAGAGGTGGCTGGGCTTCGAGGACGCCCACATCACCTTCGTGGCCGATGGCTCCGGATCGGCGGGCGGGTTCGTCTCCCGGATCCTGATCGACCCCGAGGCGCTGTCGGGCCCCCCGCTGACGGCGTTGCACGGCCGCTGGTCGGTGGATCGCGGGCTCGTGTTGGCTGCCATCGTGTTATGACCGACAGCCAGCATCGGGCACCGCCTGGTGCAGGATTGGTCATCGTCGACAAGCCGGGCGGGATGACCAGCCACGACGTGGTGGGGCGCTGCCGCCGGATCTTCTCCACCCGGCGGGTGGGGCATGCGGGCACGCTGGACCCGATGGCCACCGGCGTGCTGGTGATCGGGATCGACCGCGCCACCAAGATTCTCGGCCTGCTGACGGCGTCGGACAAGTCGTATGCCGCCACCATCCGGCTGGGCCAGACGACGTCCACCGAGGACGCGGAAGGCGAACTGCTGCAAATCATTTCGGCCGTCCACCTGACCGACGAGGCGATCGGCGCCGCGGTCGTGGGGTTGCGCGGCGAGATCGAGCAGGTGCCGTCGGCGGTCAGCGCGATCAAGGTCGGCGGACGGCGCGCGTATGAACTGGCCCGCGAGGGCCGGGCCGTCGAGCTCACGGCGCGCCCGGTCCGCATCGACCGGTTCGACGTGTCGGCGACACGGCGGGGTTCCGGCGTCGTCGATCTGGACGTCGACGTCGACTGCTCGTCGGGAACCTACATCCGCGCGCTGGCCCGCGACCTCGGGTCCGCGCTGGGCGTCGGCGGGCACCTGACGTCGCTGCGGCGTACCCGGGTCGGCTGCTTCGGGCTCGACGAGGCGTGCTCTCTCGACGAGCTGGCCGAGCGACCCCGGCTGAGCCACACCCTCGACGAGGCCTGCCTGCTGGTGTTCCCGCGCCGCGACCTCGCCGCCGAGGAGGCCGAGGCGGTCAGCCACGGCCGGCCCCTGTCGCCGGCCGGCATCGACGGCGTCTACGCCGCCGCCGGCGCCGGCGGCCGGGTGATCGCGCTGCTGCGCGACGAGGGCTCGCGGACGAAGTCGGTCGTCGTGATCCGCCCCGCGACGCTGTAGGGCGTCAGAGCCTGCCGAGCAGTTCGGCCTTCTTGGTGGCGTACTCCTCGTCGGAAAGGATGCCGCGCTGGTGCAACCCGGCCAGCGATTCGATGGCCGCGACGATGGCCTGGGCATCTCCGGAGCCGCCGGCCTGCGGGGCGGTCTGCGGCGGGGCGGCTTGCGGCGGGGCGGCGGGGGTATGTGCCGGAGCGGGCGCAGCCGCGGGGGGCTGCGCCACCTGCTCGGCGCCGAGCTCGTTCAGGTTCAGCACGCCGAACGTCCCGAGCTGGCTGGTGAAGCTCACCGAGCTGATGCCACCGCCCTGCTGCTGTTGCACGCCGCCGATGCGGTGCTCGCCGGTGTCGAAGACCCTTGTCAGCCCCCCGATTTGGATGGCCAACCGGCGGGTGCCCGGAAAGAAGGCGTAGCGCACGTCGTTCTGCCCTCCGGCGGAGCTGGGAACTCCGAGATCGGCCGGCCACCAGCCGGCCGACGCGAATCCCGACTGCGATTGAGTAGCCGCGGCGGGAAACACCGTGGAGGTGGTCAACAGCTGGATCAATTCGTTGCACAGCGCGTCGACGCGCGCCTTGAGTGCATGGTCGAACATGTTGCCCACCATCGTCATCCCGCCGCGCATCCATTGGCCGGAGCCGCCCAGTTCGGGGATGTCGAA from Mycobacterium shigaense includes these protein-coding regions:
- the rbfA gene encoding 30S ribosome-binding factor RbfA: MADPGRARRLAKRINTIVASAIEFEITDPGLDGVTIVDTKVTADLHDATVFYTVMGRTLDEEPDYDAAAAALERAKGTLRTTVGAGTGVRFTPTLTFTRDTTSETVQRMDELLARARAADADLARVRVGAKPAGEADPYRAGGSPATEAEDTGDGDRSED
- a CDS encoding DHH family phosphoesterase, which encodes MGAAELLSAATSVGVICHVHPDADTIGAGLALALVLDSCGKEVEVSFAAPETLPESLRSLPGCHLLVSPDAIRRDVDLLVTVDVPSIKRLGALAELAGPGRQLLVIDHHASNKLFGTANYVDAAADSTTFLVAELLDAWGKPIAADVAHCLYAGLTTDTGSFRWASARAFRLAARLLDLGVDNAAISRTLMDTHPFGWLPLLSRVLGSARLLPDAAGGRGLVYVVVDHQEWATARAEEVESIVDIVRTTQQAEVAAVFKEVDPGQWSVSMRSKREVDLAAVASAFGGGGHRLAAGYSTAGSIDDAVAALRAALG
- a CDS encoding enoyl-CoA hydratase — encoded protein: MSDDILLIETDERVRTLTLNRPQSRNALSSGLRDRFFGALTDAETDDDVDVVILTGTDPVFCAGLDLKELGGATALPDISPRWPSMTKPVIGAINGAAVTGGLELVLYCDIVIASEQARFADTHARVGLLPTWGLSVRLPQQVGVGLARRMSMTGDYLSAADALRAGLATEVVPHDQLLPTARQVAASIVGNNQDAVRALLASYHRIDESQTSEGLWLEATAARQFRTSGDDIAANREAVLQRGRAQVR
- a CDS encoding DUF1802 family protein; its protein translation is MTVTATVAALKEWSAAVHALLDGRQLVLLRKGGIGEKRFEVAASEFLLFPTIAHSHAERVRPEHRDLLPAAAADSTEDQLTIRAAAKVVAALPVERTDGLEAIEDLHIWTGDSVRADRLDFRPRHKLAVLVVSVTPLLEPVRIERTPDYAGCTSWVQLPVRPALGTPIHDDAALTLVAARVRAAVG
- a CDS encoding CocE/NonD family hydrolase is translated as MSTTDTRPAPPRALRHVGDRALSRLLGLPRPTTGYTVDRVRVPMRDGVQLVADHYAPATAEPAGTLLVRGPYGRAFPFSIVFARLYAARGYHVVLQSVRGTFGSGGVLEPMVNEAADGADTVAWLREQPWFTGQFATVGLSYLGYTQWALLVDPPPELAASVITVGPHDFEAAVWSTGSFTTEFLGWSDMVSHQEDPVRLRTAIRQLLAPRRVGAAAAGVPFGESARALLGAGAPWFETWATSPDPGDPFWASVQCGAALDRVQVPVLLIGGWQDIFAGQTLQQYAHLRRRGVDVALTMGPWTHTQVLSKGLGTITRDTLDWLGAHLGGAELRRPNRVRVYVTGQGWRSVPDWPPATTNRALYLRPGGYLDEIAPTDLTKVGPATFRYDPADPTPTTGGPLLSGGGYQDDTALAQRDDVLAFTSATLTRDVCVYGNPVVELTHSTDNPHADLFVRVSEVDAKGRSRNVSDGYRRLTLAPKSRKPVSLELDGMAHRFTAGSRIRLLISGSWFPRYARNPGTGEPLLTGRELRPATHTVRYGRSRLLLPVGARDLSADGGADPGGDQG
- a CDS encoding DUF3558 domain-containing protein, with amino-acid sequence MFRRMRLVGAVAALITAVVVGWHSAPPAPTPAETVELRSTAAPMETTMKSPIVATTDPSPFDPCKDIPIDALQRLGLAFTPPEYEDGLRCHLDAGNYQMAVEPIIWRPYEKSLPPDALETTIGGHRAATYWVVKPTYHNSYWFFSCMVAFKTSYGVLQQALYYSAVYSNPEVDCPSTNLQRANDLIPYYKF
- a CDS encoding metallophosphoesterase family protein, with protein sequence MQEPGQGSTNGAQPTLWAVSDLHTGHLGNKPITESLHPASPDDWLIVAGDVAERTDEIRWALDLLRRRFAKVIWVPGNHELWTTNRDPMQVFGKARYDYLVNICDEMGVVTPEHPYPVWTERGGPATIVPMFLLYDYSFLPKGATSKAQGLAIAREANVVATDEFLLSCEPYATRDAWCRDRLAVTRTRLEQLDWMTPTVLVNHFPMVREPCDALYYPEFSLWCGTTQTADWHTRYNAVCSVYGHLHIPRTTWYDDVRFEEVSVGYPREWRRRKPHSWLRQVLPDPQYEPGYLNEFGGHFTITQEMRDQSAKFRERLQQRQSR
- the pptT gene encoding 4'-phosphopantetheinyl transferase PptT, with product MTAQLLVSSVLPSTDALAYAETYSDPPGLAPLPEEEALITKSVAKRRNEFITVRHCARIALGQLGVPPVPILKGDKGEPCWPDGVVGSLTHCTGYRGAVVGRSGSVRSVGIDAEPHDVLPDGVLDAISLPAERGEIPGAMPAGLHWDRILFCAKEATYKAWFPLTKRWLGFEDAHITFVADGSGSAGGFVSRILIDPEALSGPPLTALHGRWSVDRGLVLAAIVL
- the truB gene encoding tRNA pseudouridine(55) synthase TruB, with the translated sequence MTDSQHRAPPGAGLVIVDKPGGMTSHDVVGRCRRIFSTRRVGHAGTLDPMATGVLVIGIDRATKILGLLTASDKSYAATIRLGQTTSTEDAEGELLQIISAVHLTDEAIGAAVVGLRGEIEQVPSAVSAIKVGGRRAYELAREGRAVELTARPVRIDRFDVSATRRGSGVVDLDVDVDCSSGTYIRALARDLGSALGVGGHLTSLRRTRVGCFGLDEACSLDELAERPRLSHTLDEACLLVFPRRDLAAEEAEAVSHGRPLSPAGIDGVYAAAGAGGRVIALLRDEGSRTKSVVVIRPATL
- a CDS encoding SHOCT domain-containing protein; amino-acid sequence: MQAAVTPEAAKAVAEMAQRHGLSEQAVLAMLFALRAGGGTMAQFDIPELGGSGQWMRGGMTMVGNMFDHALKARVDALCNELIQLLTTSTVFPAAATQSQSGFASAGWWPADLGVPSSAGGQNDVRYAFFPGTRRLAIQIGGLTRVFDTGEHRIGGVQQQQGGGISSVSFTSQLGTFGVLNLNELGAEQVAQPPAAAPAPAHTPAAPPQAAPPQTAPQAGGSGDAQAIVAAIESLAGLHQRGILSDEEYATKKAELLGRL